In one window of Arachis ipaensis cultivar K30076 chromosome B06, Araip1.1, whole genome shotgun sequence DNA:
- the LOC107645651 gene encoding 30S ribosomal protein S17, chloroplastic, with protein sequence MWLLQLPSIPKFSTPFLHGGGILRSAPTATTFPAPSAPCSMPTIRAMKSMQGKVVCATSDKTLAVEVVRLAPHPKYKRRVRKKKKYQAHDPDNQFKVGDIVQLLKSRPISKTKTFVAVSVPKKDSTNNPVDDSASDIGIPLESQQQA encoded by the coding sequence ATGTGGCTTCTCCAGCTGCCTTCAATCCCCAAGTTCTCCACCCCGTTCCTCCATGGCGGCGGAATCCTCCGTTCCGCCCCAACTGCCACTACATTCCCAGCACCATCAGCGCCGTGTTCGATGCCTACCATTAGAGCGATGAAGTCGATGCAGGGGAAGGTGGTTTGCGCCACTAGCGACAAGACGCTGGCGGTGGAGGTTGTTCGTCTGGCACCTCACCCGAAGTACAAGAGGCgcgtgaggaagaagaagaagtaccaGGCTCACGACCCTGACAACCAGTTCAAGGTTGGTGACATCGTTCAACTCCTCAAGAGCAGGCCTATCAGTAAGACCAAGACTTTCGTCGCCGTCTCTGTTCCCAAGAAGGATTCCACCAATAACCCCGTTGATGATTCCGCTTCCGACATTGGAATCCCCTTGGAGTCTCAACAACAG